GAACTCATTGCTGGGCCTTTCAAAGGCGAAAAAGCCAAGGTCATTAGGGTGGATGAGGCGAAGGATGAAATTGTCGTTGAGCTCATCGGTGCAATAGTTCCAATCCCCGTTACAGTTAGGGGTGAATACGTTAGGCTTATAAGCAAACGGTCAAAGGAGTAGAGGGGTGAAGAGAATGCCAAAGCAAGTTGTTGAGGTTTTAGTTGAGGGTGGTAAGGCCACTCCTGGTCCTCCCCTTGGCCCTGCTATTGGTCCACTTGGATTAAACGTTAAGCTCGTCGTTGACAAAATAAACGAAGCAACAAAAGACTTTGCGGGAATGCAGGTGCCAGTGAAAATTATCGTTGATCCAGCAACAAAGCAGTTTGAGATTGAAGTGGGCACACCACCAGTTAGCCAGCTTATCAAGAAGGAGCTTGGACTTGAAAAGGGTTCAAGCGAACCAGTGAGAAACATTGTTGGTAATCTGACAATGGAGCAGGTCATAAAGATAGCAAAGGCTAAGAAGCACCAAATGCTTGCTGCTGATCTTAAAGCAGCTGCAAAAGAGGTCATTGGAACAGCATTGAGCATGGGAGTTACAGTTGAGGGCAAAGACCCAAGGGTTGTGCAGAAAGAAATTGATGAAGGAGTTTACGACGAGATATTTGCAAAGGCTGAGGAGAGCTGATTTAGGGAAAAGTTTAAAAGCTCCTCTTTTTACGAAATTTTGATTTTTCAATTTAGCTTAAATAAAAAAGATTGGAGGTCAGAAAAATGGCCTTTGACAGGCAAAAAATCGTGGAAGCGGTGAAGGAGGCTAAAGCCCGGGCTAAGCCGCGTAACTTCACACAGACCGTCGAAGTGGCAGTGAACCTTAAGGATATTGACCTCAGGAAGCCTGAGAATAGGTTCAAGCTTGAGGTTGTTCTGCCACATGGTAGAGGGAAGGATGTGAAGATCGCGGTCATCGCTGATGGTGCCGTTGCTGAAGCGGCTAAAAAGCTCGGGCTTGATGTTATTAGTGGTGAGCAACTTGAGGAAATAGCTAAGAGCCCAAGGGAAGCAAGAAAGTTAGCTAAGAAGTATGACTTCTTCATTGCCGCAGCACCGCTGATGCCGAAAATTGGTAGATATTTAGGTAGATACTTAGGTCCGAGAAACAAGATGCCAGTGGTTGTTCCACCGACACTGACAAACTTAGAGCCAATTGTCAACAAGCTCAAGAAGACGGTAAGAATACAGCTCAAGAACAATCCAGTCGTCCATGCTCCGGTGGGAACAGAGACCATGGATGATGAAAAGATTGCAGAGAATATAGAAACGGTTCTCAATGCGATCATTGGTAAGCTTGAGAGAGGAGAGAACCAAGTCAAGTCAGTGTACGTTAAGACAACAATGGGTCCAGCTGTAAAGGTGGAGGTGAGATAATGGCTCACGTCGCTGAATGGAAGAAGAAAGAAGTAGAAAGACTCGCCGAGATTATCAAAAGCCACCCAGTAGTAGCGTTGGTAGATGTCGCTGGAGTACCAGCTTATCCCCTCTCAAAAATGAGAGAGAAGCTCAGAGGAAAAGCATTGCTCAGAGTCTCAAGGAACACACTCATCGAACTTGCAATCAAGAAGGCAGCAAAAGAGCTCGGAAAGCCAGAGCTGGAAAAGTTAGTTGACTATATTCAAGGCGGAGCTGCAATCCTTGCAACTGAAATGAACCCATTCAAGCTCTACAAGCTCCTCGAAGAAAGCAAAACACCCGCACCTGCCAAGCCCGGCGTTCCAGTTCCGAGAGATGTTGTTGTTCCAGCTGGTCCAACTCCACTGTCACCGGGTCCAGTTGTCGGTGAGATGCAGGCTTTAGGAATTCCAGCCAGGATTGAGAGAGGTAAGGTTACAATCCAAAAGGACACAGTTGTTTTAAAGGCTGGGGAGATTATCACCCCACAGCTTGCAAACATCCTTAACAAGCTCGGCATTGAGCCCCTTGAAGTCGGACTTAACCTGTTGGCAGCTTATGAGGATGGGATCATTTACACACCAGAAGTCCTTGCAATTGATGAGGAAGAGTACATAAACATGCTCCAACAGGCTTACATGCATGCATTCAACTTGTCAGTCAACATAGCATATCCAACAGCCCAGACAATCGAAGCGATAATACAAAAAGCATTCCTCAATGCAAAGAGCGTTGCTGTAGAGGCTGGATACATCACAAAAGAGACTGCTGGAGACATATTTGGCAAGGCATTCAGGGTTGCCCTGCTCATAGCACAGCAGTTGCCAGAGGAGTTGCTTGATGAGAAGACCAAAGAGCTTTTAAACCAACAAGCTCAATTAGCAGTTGCCGCTCAACCTCAGCCAGAAGAGGAGAAAGTTGAAGAGGTTGAGGAGGAAGAAGAGGAGGAAGCATCTGAGGAAGAAGCCCTCGCTGGATTGGGGGCATTGTTTGGTTGACGCGCATCTAATAATTGAAAACTAAAGCTAATTTGGAGGTGTAAGGAGATGGAGTATGTATACGCTGCTTTATTGTTACACGCCGCTGGAAAGGAGATAACTGAGGAGAACCTTAAGGCTGTATTGGAGGCTGCTGGAGTTACTCCAGACGAAGCAAGGATTAAGGCATTGGTTGCTGCACTTGAGGGAGTTAACATCGATGAAGTCATTGAGAAGGCTGCAATGCCAGTTGCAGTTGCTGCTGCTCCAGCTGCTGCTCCAGCCCCAGCTGAGGAAGCTCCAGCTCAGGAAGAAGAGGAAGAGGAGGAAGAAGAGGCAAGCGAAGAAGAGGCTCTCGCTGGACTTGGAGCCCTCTTCGGCTGAAGTCTCTCTTTTTCCCTCATTCTATTCCTTCATTTCGAATTTTCTATTCGGCATAAAGCTTATCTTTTTGAAATCCCACTCACTCAATGGTGACATACGTGAATGAAGTGTTGCCTCCCGATATTCAAAAAGGGGAAGGGAAAAGCGTTGATGATTATCTTTCAGAGGGGTTTGATTTAATCATTTCAAATCCTAAAATTCTATTCCCGTTTGTAATACCTCTGATAGTTAATGTCCTCTATGGAGTTTATCTCCTTGGGCATTTCTTTAGAGGATTGCATTTCACTTCAATACAGCTTTTTAAAGTCTCTATTCCGAATTGGGGACATTTTTTGATGATATCAATATTGGCTGTCATAATAATTGTGGTTTTTATGCTGTGGGGAATTGAAAGCATTGCTTATTTTGTAGTAAAAGAGCAAAATATATCTAAAGCAATTAGCTTTGGAGTAAAACGGCTGCCAGTAGCTTTTGTT
Above is a genomic segment from Thermococcus sp. SY098 containing:
- a CDS encoding 50S ribosomal protein L10, with product MAHVAEWKKKEVERLAEIIKSHPVVALVDVAGVPAYPLSKMREKLRGKALLRVSRNTLIELAIKKAAKELGKPELEKLVDYIQGGAAILATEMNPFKLYKLLEESKTPAPAKPGVPVPRDVVVPAGPTPLSPGPVVGEMQALGIPARIERGKVTIQKDTVVLKAGEIITPQLANILNKLGIEPLEVGLNLLAAYEDGIIYTPEVLAIDEEEYINMLQQAYMHAFNLSVNIAYPTAQTIEAIIQKAFLNAKSVAVEAGYITKETAGDIFGKAFRVALLIAQQLPEELLDEKTKELLNQQAQLAVAAQPQPEEEKVEEVEEEEEEEASEEEALAGLGALFG
- a CDS encoding 50S ribosomal protein L1 gives rise to the protein MAFDRQKIVEAVKEAKARAKPRNFTQTVEVAVNLKDIDLRKPENRFKLEVVLPHGRGKDVKIAVIADGAVAEAAKKLGLDVISGEQLEEIAKSPREARKLAKKYDFFIAAAPLMPKIGRYLGRYLGPRNKMPVVVPPTLTNLEPIVNKLKKTVRIQLKNNPVVHAPVGTETMDDEKIAENIETVLNAIIGKLERGENQVKSVYVKTTMGPAVKVEVR
- a CDS encoding 50S ribosomal protein L11, with protein sequence MPKQVVEVLVEGGKATPGPPLGPAIGPLGLNVKLVVDKINEATKDFAGMQVPVKIIVDPATKQFEIEVGTPPVSQLIKKELGLEKGSSEPVRNIVGNLTMEQVIKIAKAKKHQMLAADLKAAAKEVIGTALSMGVTVEGKDPRVVQKEIDEGVYDEIFAKAEES
- the rpl12p gene encoding 50S ribosomal protein P1 — encoded protein: MEYVYAALLLHAAGKEITEENLKAVLEAAGVTPDEARIKALVAALEGVNIDEVIEKAAMPVAVAAAPAAAPAPAEEAPAQEEEEEEEEEASEEEALAGLGALFG